From Leptospira yasudae:
GAAAGGCATGAACGACAAAGATGAAGCTGTTCTTTTCCCGGGATCGCGAAGATTTCCCAATTTCATTGGGAGCCATCAGCTTTACGCTCCGCTGCCGATTGCTAATTCGCTCTCTATGGATCGCGAAGATTTCCCAATTTCATTGGGAGCCATCAGCTTTACGCTCCGCTGCCGATTGCTAATTCGCTCTCTATGGATCGCGAAGATTTCCCAATTTCATTGGGAGCCATCAGCTTTACGCTCCGCTGCCGATTGCTAATTCGCTCTCTATGGATCGCGAAGATTTCCCAATTTCATTGGGAGCCATCAGCTTTACGCTCCGCTGCCGATTGCTAATTCGCTCTCTATGGATCGCGAAGATTTCCCAATTTCATTGGGAGCCATCAGCTTTACGCTCCGCTGCCGATTGCTAATTCGCTCTCTATGGATCGCGAAGATTTCCCAATTTCATTGGGAGCCATCAGCTTTACGCTCCGCTGCCGATTGGCTAATTCGCTCTCTATGGATCGCGAAGATTTCCCAATTTCATTGGGAGCCATCGGCTTTACGCTCCGCTACCGATTGGCTAATTCGCTCTCTATGGATCGCGAAGATTTCCCAATTTCATTGGGAGCCATCGGCTTTACGCTCCGCTACCGATTGGCTAATTCGCTCTCTATGGATCGCGAAGATTTCCCAATTTCATTGGGAGCCATCGGCTTTACGCTCCGCTACCGATTGGCTAATTCGCTCTCTATGGATCGCGAAGATTTCCCAATTTCATTGGGAGCCATCGGCTTTACGCTCCGCTACCGATTGGCTAATTCGCTCTCTATGGATCGCGAAGATTTCCCAATTTCATTGGGAGCCATCGGCTTTACGCTCCGCTACCGATTGGCTAATTCGCTCTCTATGGATCGCGAATTAGGGTGCGATTCTGAACTTTCTCCAAGAAGAATCGGACTTCTTTTCGAAAACGATCCGATCGTGCAAACGGCTGGAACGGCCTTGCCAGAATTCGATCCTTTCCGGATGGACGGCATAACCTCCCCAGTTTCCGGGTAGATCGATTTCTTTTCCTTCGTATTGAGAGGAAAGTTTTTGATAACGGTCCTCTAAGAATTTACGATCCGGAATCTCTTCGCTTTGCGGAGAAGTCACCGCGCCGATTTGGGATTCTCTCGGTCTGGAATGAAAGTATTCTTCCGATTCTTCCCTTGAAACCTTGCTGACGGAACCTTCGATACGGACTTGGCGTTCGAGTTCGGACCAGAAAAAGACGAGACACGCGCGCGGATTCTCATCCAATTCTTTTCCCTTTCTGCTTTCGTAGTTCGTGTAAAAGACGAACGAATCGTTCGTGATTCCTTTGAGCAACACCGTTCTTGCGTCCGGTCTTCCGTCCTTCGAAGCGGTTGCGAGCGTCATAGCGTTGACTTCCGCTACTTCCGATAAAACGGCTTCTTGAAACCATTTTTGAAAAAATGAAACGGGATCTTCTCCCGCGTCTTCGATGTCCAAAGAGGATAAAGTATAACTCGATCTGATTTCCGCGATTTTAGAATTCATAATATCCTTTTAGAAAACACGCAGCCCGTAACATGAAAAGAAAAATTTGAAGTTCATCGATTCGTTTTTTCCGAAGCAGGCTGTCCGTAAAGGACTACAAGGGAGAATGAAAAGCGTTTTCACCGTGAAGCGAAGAAGGTTCGGTTTTCTGAAAAGAATTTGTTTCCTTGAAAGAATCGATTCTTCTTTGGTTGACCTCGAAGAGTTTACCGAAGTATTATCCGTGCATGACCGAGCTGGACTGGGAAACGATTCGATACCCGATCGTTCTGACTTTAAGCGTGAGTTTGTTTTCCACTTTGATTGCTACGGTCCTCGGAGTGGCGGCCGCTTATCTTCTTTCGAAATTCCGATTTTTCGGTAAGGAATTTTTGAATGCCCTCTTGACCCTTCCTCTTGTTTTACCTCCGACCGTGTTGGGATATTATCTTTTGGTGTTATTCGGAAGAAACGGGGTGATCGGTTCCTTTCTTTTGGAATCGTTCGGATTCAGCGTATTGTTCCATTGGTCGGGAGCGGTGATCGCTTCGATCCTCGTATCGTTTCCTCTCGTTTATCGATCCGCGCTCGCATCTTTGGAAGATCTGGACCCGGATTACGAGGACACCGCAAAAACATTGGGGAAGGGGAACTTCGCCATCTTTTGGGAAGTGATTCTTCCTTTAACTTGGAGAGGAATTCTCGCGGGCGCGATGCTCGCTTATGCGCGCGGAATGGGAGAATTCGGTGCCACGTTGATGATCGCGGGAAACATTCCCAAACGTACGCAGACTCTTTCGCTTGCGATTTACGACGCGGTTCAATCGGGAAACGACCAAGTCGCGTTTTATCTGGTGATTCTGACTTCGATTTTATCCGTCCTGATTTTGACGGTATCGACGCGGATCTTTCGAAAATCACATTGGTAATTTAGAATATAAGGAAAGAATGATATGACAAAGATCAAGTTTCCCGCGCTTCTCTTCTTTCTGCTGCAGCTTTCGCCCGTATTCGGCGAAGAGAAGATACTTTTGGTTTCCGCCGCCTCGAGTTTGACGCAGGCTTTTGCCGAAATCGGAAAGGAATTCGAAAAGAAAGAACGAGTTAAGGTTTCCTTCAATTTTGCCGCTTCCGGCGTTTTGCTCCAGCAGATCGAAAACGGCGCCCCCGTGGACGTATTCGCGTCAGCGGATCAGGAGAATGTCGATAAGGGGCTGGCTAAGAACCTATTCGATCCCGCTACGAGAAAGAATTTCGTGAGCAATTCTCTCGTGCTGATCGTGCCGATCGATTCTAAGTTGAATCTAAAAAAAGTGAGCGATCTTAAAAGCGAGACCGTTCGGAAAATTTCGTTCGGAAATCCGGCGACCGTTCCGGCGGGAAAATACGCAAAGGAAGTTTTGGAACGAGAAGGATGGGACGCGGCGCTTGAGAAGAAATGGATTCCCGGTGAAAACGTAAGACAGGTTTTGGATTATGTTTCCAGGGGAGAAGTGGACGCCGGTTTCGTTTATAAAACCGATGCGGCTCTGTTTCGGGATAAAATAAAGGTCACGGTTGCGAATCTCAAAACAAAGCCGATTCTTTATCCTGCGATCGTCGTGGCGAAAAGTTCCAATGGGAACGATGCGAAACGATTCGTCGAATTTTTAACGTCGAAAGAAGCCAAGAAAATCTTTCAGCAATATCGATTCGGAAAACCTTAGTGTCCCTAACCGTTAATATTCAAAAAACCTTAAGCGATCGAAAAAGATCCTTTTTTTTGGACTTGGATTTCAGATTTATCCAGGATTTCTTGTTTATTTACGGTCCTTCGGGTGCGGGTAAAACGCTTACGCTTAAGGTTCTTGCGGGTTTGATCAAACCCGATCGGGGAAAAATTCTTCTCGGAGAAACGTTGTTTTTCGATTCGGAAAAGCGGATCGATCTTCCCAGCCAAGAAAGAAAGATCGGTTATCTGCCTCAGAATTATTCTCTCTTTCCGCATCTTACGGTCCGTAAGAACTTGGAATTTCCCTTAAAGAATCTTTTTTCGTTCCGTTTATCGGAATCGGATCGGATTCTAGTGGATGATATATTAGAAATTTTTGAAATACAAAACATCGCCGACAGTTATCCGAGATATCTTTCCGGAGGGCAAAAACAAAGAGTGGCACTTGCGCGGGCGTTGATCGGAAAACCGGGATTGCTCCTGCTCGATGAACCCTTTGCCGCTTTGAATCTGGAACTCAAGGAAAAGATGAAGGAAGAACTCAAAAAAATCCAACGATTGTTTCAAGTTCCCGTAGTAGTCGTATCGCACGATCCGGAGGATTATTCCTATTTCGGAGCGGATTCTCTTTCGATCGAAAACGGGGTTACGTTTCCGTTGAAACAGAAAAAAGAACCGAAGCGGAAATGAAACGAGCAATTCGTCAGTTCGAAAAAGAAGCCTATCTTTGTTCTAACAAATAAAAAAAATCAGCGTCTTCCTTTACGAACTACGCTTTGGTCAGATCGTATAATCTTCCACGTAGACTTTGACTTTTTTAAACCGAATATGGACAGTCTCACCGGGAAGCAGATTCAGCGCTTGAAACTCGGAAGAGTTGAGTTGTGATTCCAAAATCGTTCCCGTATCCAAACGTTTCAGATCGATCTTAACCGTCCTTCCGGTCGAGTGGATGTACTGAATCTCCGCCGGGATCGTTTGACCTTCGATCGGCGCTCTGAGAATTTCAACGTCGTACGGACGAACGTAACCGACTGCGGACGCGTTTTCAATTTCGGAATGTTCGGGGGTATCGACCTTGATTTCTCCTAGATGCGTTTGTCCGCCTTGCACCCTTCCGTGAAAGAGATTCACGTCTCCCAAAAAGTGAAACACGAAGGAATTCTTAGGATGATTGTAGACTTCATCCGGCGTTCCGACTTGCTCGATCTTACCGGCTTTCAGGATCACGACCTTGTCCGAAACTTCGAGAGCTTCCTCCTGATCGTGCGTTACGAATACGCTCGTGATATGAATTTCGTCGTGAAGACGTCTGAGCCAATTGCGAAGTTCCTTTCTGACTTTCGCGTCCAAGGCTCCGAAGGGTTCGTCTAACAGTAAAAAACGGGGCTCGATCGCGAGCGCTCTTGCGAGTGCGATCCTTTGTCTTTGTCCGCCCGAAAGTTCGGAAGGATAACGGCCGTGAAAATTCTCGAGTTGGACGAGTTTTAATAGGCTCATCACTTTCTCGCGGATCGCTTCCTTGTTCGGTCTTTCGGAACGTTTTCGAACTTCGAGTCCGAATGCGACATTTTCAAAAATCGTCATGTGTCTGAAAAGAGCGTAGTGTTGAAATACGAAACCGACTCCGCGGTCCTTCGCGTTTTTTTTACCGACTTCCAGTCCTTCGAAGATGACCTGACCTTCGTCCGCGTCTTCGAGTCCCGCGATGATACGGAGCAGAGTCGTCTTTCCCGAGCCGGAAGGACCGAGAAGAGCGACCAATTCTCCGGAGGGAACCTCCAAAGAAAGATTGTCGATCGCGGTAAAATTACCAAAGCGTTTTATAATATTCTTAACTTCGATTGCCATGACTATGCCTCCTCTTGAAGCGAATCTTCTTTTTTACCGATCTTGATCTTTCTTTCCAGGATCTGTTTTGCGACCAATGTGATTAAGGATAAAAATACGAGTAAGGACGCGGCCGAAAACGCGGCTACGGAGTTGTATTCGTTGTATAAGACCTCGATCTGCAACGGAAGGGTGTTCGTTTGTCCGCGGATATGACCCGAAAGAACGGAAACGGCGCCGAATTCTCCCATGGCTCTTGCGTTGCAAAGAATGATTCCGTATAACAATCCGTATTTGATTCCGGGAGCCACGATCTTAAAGAATACTTTGAGCGGGGACGCGCCGAGAAGAAGTCCCGCTTCTTCCTCTTCGATTCCGGTCGATTCGAGTAAGGGTATGAGTTCCCTCGCGACGAAAGGAAGCGTGATGAAGATCGTCGCGATCACGAGTCCCGGCGTATTGAATACGATCTTGATGTCCGCTTCTTCGAGCCAGGGCCCGAACCAACCTTGTCTTCCGAACAAAAGAATAAAGATCAAACCGGAGATCACGGGTGAAACCGAAAACGGCGAGTCTATGATCGTCAAAAGCCAGCTCTTCCCGGGAAATTCAAAACGGGTGATCGAGATCGCGGATATGATTCCGAAAATCGTGTTCAAAGGAACCGCAATGGATACGACCAGAAGCGTGAGTTTGAGCGCGGAGACCGTATCGGGCTCCTGGATTCCTTCCAAATACGCCGCCCATCCTTTCGAAAAGGCTTCGTGAAACACGGTGTAGATGGGAAGAAGTAGAATCAATCCGGTTAATAAAAAAACCGTTCCGATCAGAATGCTGCGAACGAGTAAGGATTCCTGTCTCATCCCTTTCTCCTTGCGGAAACCGTTTGAATTATATTAATACCTAATAATATACTAAAGGAGATTACGAGCATGATGAACGCGATTCCGGTGGCTTCTTCGTATTGATACTGTTCGAGTTTGGTTACGATCAATAAAGGGAGAATCTCCGTTTTACCCGGAAGGTTTCCCGATATGAAAACGACCGAACCGTATTCTCCGATTCCTCTCGCAAACGCCATGGCCGCGCCGGTGATCAAAGGCGGAACGAGTTCGGGGAATATCACTCTTCTGAAAATCTGCCAGCGGTTGGCTCCGAGACAATACGCGGATTCTTCGAGTTCTTTGGGGAATTCTTCCAATACGGGTTGAACCGTTCTTACAACGAACGGAAATCCGATGAATACGAGAGCGATTACGATTCCGATCGGAGTGTAGGCGATTCTGATGTCGAAGGGGATGAACAGTTTTCCGATGATTCCGTTCTGCGTGTAGATCGTAGTAAGCGCGATCCCTGCTACGGCCGTAGGTAACGTAAACGGAAGATCGACAAGAGAATCCAAAAGCGATTTACCCGGAAAATCGTAACGAACCAAAACCCAAGCGAACAAAAATCCGATCAAGAGATTTATGATGGCCGCGACCGCTCCCGCTCCGAAACTCAAGTAGAGCGCCGCCAAAATT
This genomic window contains:
- a CDS encoding ATP-binding cassette domain-containing protein; translated protein: MSLTVNIQKTLSDRKRSFFLDLDFRFIQDFLFIYGPSGAGKTLTLKVLAGLIKPDRGKILLGETLFFDSEKRIDLPSQERKIGYLPQNYSLFPHLTVRKNLEFPLKNLFSFRLSESDRILVDDILEIFEIQNIADSYPRYLSGGQKQRVALARALIGKPGLLLLDEPFAALNLELKEKMKEELKKIQRLFQVPVVVVSHDPEDYSYFGADSLSIENGVTFPLKQKKEPKRK
- the pdxH gene encoding pyridoxamine 5'-phosphate oxidase, whose product is MNSKIAEIRSSYTLSSLDIEDAGEDPVSFFQKWFQEAVLSEVAEVNAMTLATASKDGRPDARTVLLKGITNDSFVFYTNYESRKGKELDENPRACLVFFWSELERQVRIEGSVSKVSREESEEYFHSRPRESQIGAVTSPQSEEIPDRKFLEDRYQKLSSQYEGKEIDLPGNWGGYAVHPERIEFWQGRSSRLHDRIVFEKKSDSSWRKFRIAP
- the modB gene encoding molybdate ABC transporter permease subunit translates to MKESILLWLTSKSLPKYYPCMTELDWETIRYPIVLTLSVSLFSTLIATVLGVAAAYLLSKFRFFGKEFLNALLTLPLVLPPTVLGYYLLVLFGRNGVIGSFLLESFGFSVLFHWSGAVIASILVSFPLVYRSALASLEDLDPDYEDTAKTLGKGNFAIFWEVILPLTWRGILAGAMLAYARGMGEFGATLMIAGNIPKRTQTLSLAIYDAVQSGNDQVAFYLVILTSILSVLILTVSTRIFRKSHW
- the modA gene encoding molybdate ABC transporter substrate-binding protein, whose protein sequence is MTKIKFPALLFFLLQLSPVFGEEKILLVSAASSLTQAFAEIGKEFEKKERVKVSFNFAASGVLLQQIENGAPVDVFASADQENVDKGLAKNLFDPATRKNFVSNSLVLIVPIDSKLNLKKVSDLKSETVRKISFGNPATVPAGKYAKEVLEREGWDAALEKKWIPGENVRQVLDYVSRGEVDAGFVYKTDAALFRDKIKVTVANLKTKPILYPAIVVAKSSNGNDAKRFVEFLTSKEAKKIFQQYRFGKP
- the cysW gene encoding sulfate ABC transporter permease subunit CysW is translated as MRQESLLVRSILIGTVFLLTGLILLLPIYTVFHEAFSKGWAAYLEGIQEPDTVSALKLTLLVVSIAVPLNTIFGIISAISITRFEFPGKSWLLTIIDSPFSVSPVISGLIFILLFGRQGWFGPWLEEADIKIVFNTPGLVIATIFITLPFVARELIPLLESTGIEEEEAGLLLGASPLKVFFKIVAPGIKYGLLYGIILCNARAMGEFGAVSVLSGHIRGQTNTLPLQIEVLYNEYNSVAAFSAASLLVFLSLITLVAKQILERKIKIGKKEDSLQEEA
- the cysT gene encoding sulfate ABC transporter permease subunit CysT, which codes for MASLNFRTKPYGKTAFGITLGVTVTYLSLIVIIPLGALFLKSSGIGWEGFWKLLTNERILAALYLSFGAGAVAAIINLLIGFLFAWVLVRYDFPGKSLLDSLVDLPFTLPTAVAGIALTTIYTQNGIIGKLFIPFDIRIAYTPIGIVIALVFIGFPFVVRTVQPVLEEFPKELEESAYCLGANRWQIFRRVIFPELVPPLITGAAMAFARGIGEYGSVVFISGNLPGKTEILPLLIVTKLEQYQYEEATGIAFIMLVISFSILLGINIIQTVSARRKG
- a CDS encoding sulfate/molybdate ABC transporter ATP-binding protein; the protein is MAIEVKNIIKRFGNFTAIDNLSLEVPSGELVALLGPSGSGKTTLLRIIAGLEDADEGQVIFEGLEVGKKNAKDRGVGFVFQHYALFRHMTIFENVAFGLEVRKRSERPNKEAIREKVMSLLKLVQLENFHGRYPSELSGGQRQRIALARALAIEPRFLLLDEPFGALDAKVRKELRNWLRRLHDEIHITSVFVTHDQEEALEVSDKVVILKAGKIEQVGTPDEVYNHPKNSFVFHFLGDVNLFHGRVQGGQTHLGEIKVDTPEHSEIENASAVGYVRPYDVEILRAPIEGQTIPAEIQYIHSTGRTVKIDLKRLDTGTILESQLNSSEFQALNLLPGETVHIRFKKVKVYVEDYTI